The following are encoded together in the Mycosarcoma maydis chromosome 4, whole genome shotgun sequence genome:
- a CDS encoding uncharacterized protein (related to RNA polymerase II mediator complex protein pmc1), whose protein sequence is MPSSPYGANASTSHQHVKQNAHPSAPLSRTSPSLPPKPTVAMNGNGHYHAAPTSVALDKNKQTATSSHNLMIGVPPAATPNLSLAQSRPPDSKQSSDADGHPVFLSSAKGKQKQVDPIHIPLAQLEQELPLEEADLISLAALVERLANFGYEALQNLAETLPSLPSSSKRAKIFNTALNVRKQFIKLLVLARWSKDISDLQKSRNIIALLSEQQWQHEDVFAGLTDIRKILPNARMRNADLPTAIDVLHTGTYRRLPASIKQMAVAPKPFTDQQALLIVSRLEDALRTRMACRELVPAPLSNYTIHDGKVHFHVPGLFQAQLTASGSAQHELTPSSSDDRWWLLDLTFDVIASGSCAASCNRAFPRKPKRAYRERLRVWGDQQLSPVIQSDGVDESNARPLDIAADKTEQGTDVQIAPEKPTDAPTVNEANPAITATHHDDSLMPTAPVQRDAPLSRLFAFLQERALHYQMDILQHQAYELCRLNWGSNLRIETAERPRNLTVHYWTQAQGAAGATQRVESAAAGGSVQITIVDLPDTPGATETLAALFDGDDDQSSTTHDTASLTTVKRRGLQVTWDADRSILADAQSNNLAISPHSLDIEALLSSVIKQHTLALLRNLQRRILVSDHALSRLLRPEDCTLCLEHIQRQGDEFSTATETTTFNFLQIDLHASQRPRTAKSKPNPKPEQRSASCLAPLRLSVDPVTGRLLLDSEPAQSTTDLSSEQTSQQAASFTASILTTRPNYARLAEASDRINESIDALLDVLYRLDVFARVQEWERMASYLGLRSVRKLALRPQDLAKLGASTLASAEAAPQLFLPLRQSFGGYFLALQPSELAGVSIALVYVVQVMDPTGTPALSVQSIEWLDRAKIAAAASKVGSSGEDVGQEFVATEAGTKRKAPPGVQGETNDVDANFGSSELTIEELADVHSYCIALVSYFRVEQQLRMRGLPYLHVGSNTMRSSPPCKRQRRQQTADARDDGLFGEDASGGTASSDDEAFAGPAGVAGVAALVPSLCLRSIDVLGPSKSHLAKPNISLRVRHWDDDEKLCVEMRIKLRMKSRQFRTLHEVVALAASSDQQSTCALTWIDFDREASLLTLTTRDLDNCMSIFHTHWERVMRMVQLTREVLNASRAWQQRALRLRRSCKKPGERVELCRFELDSVVFSYGSIKVDGLEAKLLVRVRWQDAKLEMQAFSPIGVTQSGGYILEFGSMRSVQVEALDQDAQLREDGVSRWFDETHCLANPHKVMALELRRTVNVAARSAAMHAMLQPQAERIVWRGFLELLQHTLPLVREMAPLVDKCLTHAHVPEVEIKSATWFRFRFQDRYAIDVRLATRSRLVVSDASRALFASEVRTSESESESETTDAVPLDAVFGGSQLLNDLLDATTLARKCSKPKTRIAAQLSSAQFGPIPNIEHVLRSVHAKLDAITWIDARDHRSSAARLRVYELGRALLISLPSASHPNAQAAYHAIAHLVPLLIDRVEAQLARSTP, encoded by the coding sequence atgCCATCATCTCCTTATGGCGCAAACGCTTCCACCTCCCACCAGCATGTGAAACAAAACGCCCATCCCTCCGCTCCTTTGTCCCGCACCTCACCATCTCTACCTCCAAAGCCCACAGTCGCCATGAACGGCAACGGTCACTACCATGCTGCTCCGACATCGGTCGCCCtcgacaagaacaagcaAACCGCAACCTCTTCTCACAACCTCATGATTGGCGTGCCTCCAGCAGCTACTCCAAACCTCTCACTTGCCCAAAGTCGCCCACCCGATTCCAAACAGTcgagcgatgctgatggCCATCCAGTCTTCTTGTCCTCTGCCAAAGGAAAGCAAAAGCAAGTCGATCCCATCCACATtcctcttgctcagctcgagcaagaactCCCTCTCGAAGAGGCCGATCTCATCTCACTCGCCGCACTCGTCGAGAGGCTCGCCAACTTTGGCTACGAAGCCCTTCAAAACCTAGCAGAGACTCTCCCTTCGCTGCCTTCCTCGTCCAAGCGCGCAAAGATCTTCAACACGGCCCTCAATGTACGCAAACAATTCATCAAGCTCCTTGTCCTCGCGCGCTGGTCCAAAGACATCTCTGATCTGCAAAAGTCCAGAAACATCATTGCGCTCCTCTCAGAGCAGCAATGGCAACACGAGGACGTCTTTGCCGGTCTCACCGACATCCGCAAAATCTTGCCCAATGCACGCATGAGAAACGCCGACCTTCCCACCGCCATCGATGTCTTGCACACCGGCACCTATCGAAGGCTCCCCGCCAGCATCAAGCAAATGGCTGTCGCTCCAAAACCTTTTACCGATCAACAGGCGCTTCTCATCGTCTCTCGTCTCGAAGATGCGCTCCGCACCCGCATGGCCTGTCGCGAACTCGTACCCGCTCCGCTCTCCAACTACACAATACATGACGGCAAGGTCCACTTTCACGTTCCTGGCCTCTTCCAAGCCCAGCTCACTGCCAGTGGCTCGGCTCAACACGAGCTCACGCCATCTTCCTCCGATGACAGGTGGTGGCTGCTCGACCTCACTTTCGACGTCATTGCATCTGGCTCATGTGCCGCCTCCTGCAATCGCGCGTTCCCACGCAAGCCAAAGAGAGCCTATCGAGAACGTTTGCGCGTTTGGGGCGATCAGCAGCTCTCCCCCGTCATCCAAAGCGATGGTGTCGACGAGTCCAACGCGCGTCCACTCGACATCGCTGCAGACAAAACCGAGCAAGGCACAGATGTCCAGATCGCTCCCGAAAAGCCTACAGACGCTCCTACAGTCAACGAAGCCAATCCAGCAATAACCGCCACGCACCATGACGACTCGCTCATGCCAACTGCTCCTGTCCAGCGTGACGCACCTCTCTCGAGACTGTTCGCCTTCTTGCAAGAGCGTGCTCTGCATTACCAGATGGATATACTACAACACCAGGCTTACGAGCTGTGCCGGCTCAATTGGGGTTCCAACCTCCGTATTGAGACGGCAGAGCGCCCAAGGAATCTCACTGTCCACTATTGGACTCAGGCGCAAGGTGCGGCTGGCGCGACTCAACGTGTAGAAAGCGCCGCAGCTGGAGGAAGCGTCCAGATTACCATTGTCGATTTGCCAGACACACCCGGTGCCACAGAGACTCTTGCCGCTTTGttcgatggtgatgatgatcaGTCAAGTACCACACATGACACAGCGAGCCTCACCACAGTCAAGCGGAGGGGGCTCCAGGTAACTTGGGACGCTGACCGCAGCATTCTCGCCGATGCTCAGTCCAACAACCTAGCCATATCTCCACACAGTCTCGACATAGaggcgctgctcagctcggtCATCAAGCAACACACTCTTGCCTTATTGCGCAACTTGCAGCGTCGAATCCTCGTCAGTGACCATGCTCTCTCTCGACTGCTCCGCCCCGAGGACTGTACCCTTTGCCTAGAGCACATCCAAAGGCAAGGTGACGAGTTTTCTACCGCCACAGAGACCACCACTTTCAACTTTCTTCAGATCGATCTGCACGCAAGCCAGCGTCCACGCACCGCCAAATCCAAACCCAATCCCAAACCCGAGCAGCGCTCAGCATCTTGCCTCGCTCCGCTCCGCCTTAGCGTCGATCCCGTCACTGGACGCTTGCTCCTCGACTCTGAACCAGCTCAATCCACCACCGATCTCAGCTCAGAGCAGACATCTCAGCAAGCGGCCAGCTTCACAGCGTCTATCCTCACAACACGCCCGAACTACGCGCGTCTTGCTGAAGCGTCTGACCGCATAAacgagtcgatcgatgcgcttcttgatgTGCTATACAGACTGGACGTGTTTGCTCGCGTCCAAGAGTGGGAGAGGATGGCTTCCTATCTCGGGCTTCGTAGCGTCCGCAAGCTCGCTTTGCGTCCGCAGGACCTCGCCAAGTTGGGCgcctcgaccttggcgTCGGCTGAGGCAGCACCTCAACTGTTTCTCCCGCTGCGCCAGAGCTTTGGCGGCTACTTTTTGGCTTTACAGCCCTCCGAATTGGCTGGCGTTAGCATTGCTTTGGTCTACGTTGTCCAAGTCATGGATCCTACAGGCACACCCGCTTTGAGTGTACAGTCGATAGAATGGCTCGACAGAGCCAAGATCGCTGCAGCGGCGTCCAAGGTCGGGAGCAGTGGCGAGGATGTTGGTCAAGAATTTGTAGCCACTGAAGCTGGAACAAAACGCAAAGCTCCACCAGGCGTTCAAGGTGAGAccaacgacgtcgatgccaacTTTGGCTCTTCGGAGCTGAcgatcgaagagctcgccGATGTTCACTCGTACTGCATCGCGCTTGTGTCGTACTTTCGCgtggagcagcagctgcgcatGCGAGGTCTTCCGTATCTGCACGTCGGCAGCAACACTATGCGTAGCTCTCCGCCATGCAAGCGGCAAAGGCGACAACAAACCGCCGATGCACGCGATGACGGACTTTTTGGCGAGGATGCGAGTGGCGGTActgcgagcagcgacgacgaagcaTTTGCAGGGCCAGCCGGTGTTGCAGGCGTCGCTGCTCTGGTCCCATCACTCTGTCTTCGATCGATCGACGTACTGGGACCGTCGAAATCGCACCTGGCCAAACCCAACATCTCGTTACGCGTACGCCACtgggacgacgacgaaaagTTGTGCGTCGAAATGCGTATCAAGCTGCGTATGAAATCACGCCAATTTCGCACACTGCACGAGGTGGTGGCGTTGGCGGCTAGCTCGGACCAGCAGTCTACATGTGCACTGACGTGGATCGACTTTGACCGAGAAGCGTCGCTGTTGACGTTGACGACACGCGATCTGGATAACTGCATGTCGATATTCCACACGCACTGGGAGCGCGTAATGCGCATGGTGCAGCTCACACGAGAAGTGCTGAACGCGAGTCGAgcatggcagcagcgcgcacTGCGTTTACGAAGGAGCTGCAAAAAACCCGGCGAGCGCGTGGAGCTCTGTCGATTCGAGTTGGACAGCGTCGTGTTTTCGTATGGGAGCATCAAGGTGGATGGGCTAGAAGCCAAGTTGTTGGTGCGCGTGCGTTGGCAAGACGCCAAGCTGGAGATGCAAGCTTTCAGTCCTATCGGCGTGACGCAGAGTGGTGGCTACATTTTAGAGTTTGGCTCGATGCGCAGTGTGCAAGTGGAAGCATTGGACCAGGATGCACAGCTGCGAGAAGATGGCGTGTCTAGGTGGTTTGACGAGACGCACTGTTTGGCGAATCCACACAAGGTGATGGCGTTGGAGCTGAGGCGTACTGTGAATGTGGCTGCTCGGTCCGCAGCGATGCATGCTATGCTTCAGCCGCAAGCGGAACGCATCGTGTGGCGCGGGTTTCTGGAGCTCTTGCAGCACACTTTGCCGCTGGTACGCGAGATGGCGCCACTCGTGGACAAGTGTCTGACGCACGCGCACGTGCCAGAAGTGGAGATCAAGAGCGCGACCTGGTTCCGATTCCGGTTCCAGGATCGATACGCGATCGATGTCCGCTTGGCCACACGCTCGAGGCTGGTTGTATCGGATGCTTCGCGCGCGCTGTTTGCGAGCGAGGTGcggacgagcgagagcgagagcgagagcgagaccaCCGATGCGGTGCCTCTCGATGCGGTATTTGGCGGTTCGCAACTGCTCAACGACTTGCTAGACGCAACCACGCTGGCGCGCAAGTGCAGTAAGCCCAAGACGCGGATAGCTGCTCAACTGTCGTCAGCGCAGTTTGGGCCGATCCCCAATATCGAGCATGTCCTGCGCAGTGTGCATGCCAAGTTGGATGCGATCACGTGGATCGATGCGCGTGATCATCGGTCTTCTGCCGCGCGCTTGCGCGTATACGAGCTCGGTCGTGCTCTGCTCATTTCGCTTCCTAGTGCTTCGCACCCGAATGCACAAGCTGCTTACCACGCCATCGCCCACCTCGTCCCTTTGCTCATCGACCGCGTCGAGGCacagcttgctcgctccACTCCCTAA
- a CDS encoding uncharacterized protein (related to CEX1 cytoplasmic component of the nuclear aminoacylation-dependent tRNA export pathway), whose translation MDYFKSLSSAASSVLSSAARSGPLPNFTIGQELSDYRQQTLWSLYSAVKRDDNTACTVLAFDLSQPHNATRANLLPLAKNAARKLRTTRHPDVLRLLDSAETNTSVYIAVEKATPLYKVLAQSQDKRATPQRQNWIVWGLSSIVNAVKFLNLDAASTHGNLRPESIFISASGEWKLAGFEVLTPHAEAPHGLLFTQRFLIPDANRYAPPEVKQNGCSVLANMDSTLLDSYALALVAIEAFNGPLPPQSSTTAPPRGHVPQPLYTALQRMLVPNAKTRNTVARVWEAGEAEGGFFKDNTLVKVARGLDGFLLATENEKASIIQLLQDKPDSFTPDFLLYKVLPALVAALAAVPPPGTIASASTQASVLLPLVLRLGQPLPKDEWATNVVPPVLKAFASPDRSTRMALLENLSLYAERMDNRVVTDKLWPNLITGFNDSVPVIREATLKAILPLAPKLSDRILNNDLLRVLARTQVDPEAGIRTNTTILLGRLVPHLSVSTRKKVLIPAFSRSLKDQFVHARVAGLMALMATGDSFDHHDCAKHVLPAVAPCMVDNEKLVRDQADKAVKMFLEKVESGRKGMPDSVLTPEQLSGSTAFSAQTDATANGAGYATAMAASAGSAATALAGWAMSSALSSLSNSASAPSVPDGKPLSSAAELQSHMDGSSTTARSVSISATPSPSTQVPPSSGLASLRLGTGSAAAEASADSSTHAPYTSATSCALDYDLDDQAAPCASTASAFQTPPLADADLIDVHDDSADWSSFEVGRPKKTSVGKTKMGKAKLGPRRTANAARAAVSADPKNAISRSSLKVAAPVEEGWSDAWDAAGGEVVDNVSVHASPSLTESQEITAQAFVSAAPDDAWAAFDDHAAADDDDNDSASASAGATPAVAPAPMSKEEKKAELERKRLERRSRLEQLKRDKEQARLRAL comes from the coding sequence ATGGACTACTTCAAATCGCTTAGCTCGGCCGCCTCGTCGGTCCTCTCTTCCGCAGCACGATCAGGTCCGCTTCCCAACTTTACCATCGGACAGGAGCTTAGCGACTATCGTCAGCAGACGCTCTGGTCGCTCTACTCGGCCGTCAAGCGGGACGACAACACCGCCTGCACCGTGCTCGCCTTTGACCTCTCCCAGCCCCACAACGCAACTCGAGCTAACCTCTTGCCGCTCGCCAAAAATGCCGCCAGGAAGCTTCGCACTACGCGTCATCCTGACGTTCTCAGGCTGCTCGATAGTGcagagaccaacacctcggTCTACATTGCCGTAGAAAAGGCTACACCGCTCTACAAGGTGCTCGCACAATCCCAAGACAAGCGAGCAACCCCTCAGCGTCAAAATTGGATCGTCTGGGGCCTCTCGTCCATCGTCAACGCCGTCAAGTTTCTCAACCTTGATGCCGCCTCTACGCACGGAAACCTGCGTCCCGAGTCCATCTTCATCAGCGCCTCAGGCGAGTGGAAGCTAGCAGGTTTCGAGGTCTTGACCCCGCATGCCGAAGCTCCACATGGTCTTCTCTTCACTCAGCGCTTCTTGATACCCGACGCCAACCGATATGCGCCGCCAGAAGTAAAGCAGAATGGCTGCAGCGTTCTTGCCAACATGGACTCGACGTTGCTCGACAGCTatgcgctcgcgctcgtcgctATCGAAGCATTCAACGGTCCCTTGCCGCCTCAGTCCAGCACAACTGCACCGCCAAGAGGCCACGTGCCCCAGCCGCTCTACACTGCGCTGCAACGTATGCTTGTACCCAATGCAAAAACACGCAACACTGTGGCACGAGTGTGGGAAGCAGGCGAGGCCGAAGGCGGCTTCTTCAAAGACAACACGCTGGTCAAGGTCGCAAGAGGTCTCGAcggcttcttgctcgccacCGAAAACGAAAAGGCCTCCATCATTCAGCTTTTGCAGGACAAGCCTGATTCTTTCACCCCTGACTTTCTCCTGTACAAGGTTCTTCCTGCTCTCGTGGCTGCCCTCGCTGCTGTTCCACCACCAGGCACCATCGCTTCGGCTAGTACCCAAGCTTCTGTCCTACTACCTTTGGTGCTTCGTCTCGGTCAGCCCTTGCCCAAGGACGAGTGGGCCACCAACGTGGTGCCGCCTGTGCTCAAGGCCTTTGCCTCTCCCGATCGATCCACGCGAATGGCTTTGCTCGAAAATCTCTCGCTCTACGCCGAGCGCATGGACAATCGTGTCGTCACCGACAAGCTCTGGCCCAACCTGATCACAGGCTTCAACGACTCGGTTCCCGTCATTCGGGAAGCCACGCTCAAAGCGATCCTGCCGCTCGCACCCAAGCTGTCAGACCGAATCCTCAACAACGACCTGCTGCGCGTCCTCGCGCGAACCCAGGTAGATCCCGAGGCAGGCATTCGTACCAATAccaccatcttgctcgGTCGGCTGGTGCCGCATCTCTCCGTATCCACGCGCAAGAAAGTGCTCATCCCCGCCTTCTCGCGCAGTCTCAAGGACCAGTTTGTACATGCTCGCGTGGCGGGCttgatggcgttgatggCGACCGGCGATTCGTTCGATCACCACGACTGTGCCAAACACGTGCTGCCCGCGGTGGCACCTTGTATGGTGGACAACGAGAAGCTTGTCCGTGATCAGGCGGATAAGGCGGTCAAGATGTTTCTAGAGAAAGTCGAGTCAGGAAGAAAGGGTATGCCCGATTCGGTGCTCACGCCGGAGCAGCTCAGCGGTTCGACTGCATTTAGTGCACAGACGGATGCAACAGCGAATGGCGCCGGGTATGCTACCGCCATGGCGGCGTCGGCGGGAAgtgcagcaacagcactgGCAGGCTGGGCCATGTCGTCGGCGTTATCGTCGCTTTCAAATTCGGCTTCTGCACCCAGCGTTCCGGACGGCAAGCCGCTGTCCTCTGCTGCAGAACTGCAGTCGCACATGGATGGTAGCAGCACCACTGCGCGCTCCGTGAGCATTTCTGcaacgccatcgccatctaCCCAAGTGCCCCCCTCGTCCGGTCTCGCCAGTCTCCGTCTTGGCACTGGCTCCGCTGCCGCAGAGGCTTCGGCGGATAGCTCGACTCATGCTCCGTACACTTCAGCCACAAGTTGTGCACTCGACTACGATCTAGATgaccaagcagcaccaTGCGCTTCTACCGCCTCGGCGTTCCAAACACCTCCGCTGGCGGATGCGGATCTGATCGACGTGCACGACGATAGTGCGGATTGGTCGAGCTTCGAAGTGGGTCGGCCCAAGAAGACGAGTGTGGGCAAGACCAAGATGGGTAAGGCGAAGTTGGGGCCTCGGCGCACCGCCAACGCAGCACGTGCCGCCGTGTCGGCGGATCCGAAGAATGCGATCAGTAGGAGCAGTCTCAAGGTGGCTGCACCGGTGGAAGAGGGATGGAGCGACGCGTGGGATGCAGCAGGCGGTGAGGTGGTGGACAATGTATCGGTCCACGCGTCTCCGTCGTTGACAGAGTCGCAGGAGATCACAGCGCAGGCGTTCGTCTCTGCCGCTCCGGACGATGCATGGGCTGCATTTGACGATCACGCCGCcgcagacgatgacgacaacgacagtgcaagtgcaagtgcagGCGCTACTCCGGCTGTTGCACCAGCGCCCATGTCCAAGGAGGAGAAAAAGGCCGAACTGGAGCGAAAGAGACTCGAAAGACGATCAAGGTTAGAACAGTTGAAGCGCGACAAAGAGCAGGCGAGATTGCGTGCGCTTTGA
- a CDS encoding translation initiation factor eIF2B subunit delta (related to GCD2 - translation initiation factor eIF2B, 71 kDa (delta) subunit), with protein sequence MSDANPTSASRPSSAAGPSKAIADPASTKSQQAKQPAKEGATDKKSAKELKAARRAAKVAERAPSDGSEPQRAPSAVNAAQRGGAADRSQQHSRDGKRPGSSSANASGGNARLGTGAIGAVGSNLVGNSGASASGAAAASMAALASSSGAKRGGHDNDLAAKLIPQHPSVALFGNVSSGKSHKAHIAAQVSASFRSNIHPSILRLSSQLAQYKLMGADARAIALLRAMADVIRDYTTPRGEMLNRDLLKSVSAQVGHLVDARAMGTSQGVAVRYLKYEISVVSADLTEDEAKEHLLERIDHFVRDRIVYASKIIRTQAGNKIKDGDVVMTFARSSVVEGTLLAAWQRGVRFQVIVVDTRPLLEGKALLSVLLAAGIPCTYGLISSLSSLMPRADILLLGTSALLANGALYSRAGTATCAMMAKQKGIPVIVCCETYKFSERVQLDSFVQNEAGNPQDLLLPSSEQAYDVTTDADHDGSEADNKRRGALIDVAEWQASPNLAVINLLYDVTPPRFISAVASEVGLSGPESVGVILRDYKSVLYGV encoded by the coding sequence ATGTCGGACGCAAATCCTAcatcagcgtcgaggcCCAGCTCCGCTGCAGGTCCAAGCAAAGCGATAGCGGATCCAGCGTCGACTAAATCGCAGCAAGCAAAACAGCCCGCCAAGGAAGGCGCTACGGACAAAAAATCAGCCAAGGAACTCAAGGCTGCGCGAAGAGCTGCCAAGGTAGCCGAACGTGCGCCCAGTGATGGTTCAGAGCCTCAAAGAGCGCCATCGGCAGTAAACGCCGCTCAacgaggcggtgcagcCGATCGCAGTCAACAGCACAGTCGCGATGGCAAACGACCTGGATCATCGTCCGCAAATGCTTCAGGAGGCAATGCAAGGCTGGGAACGGGTGCAATTGGTGCTGTTGGCAGCAATCTAGTAGGAAATTCAGGTGCTTCAGCGAgtggtgcagcagctgcttctaTGGCTGCTCTAGCCTCTAGCTCTGGCGCCAAAAGAGGCGGACACGACAACGACCTCGCCGCCAAGTTGATTCCTCAGCATCCCAGCGTCGCACTCTTTGGCAACGTCTCGTCGGGCAAATCGCACAAAGCACACATTGCAGCCCAAGTCTCTGCCTCATTCCGTTCCAACATTCATCCTTCGATTTTACGACTCTCGTCTCAGCTCGCCCAGTACAAGCTCATGGGGGCGGATGCGCGTGCTATCGCATTACTCCGTGCGATGGCCGACGTCATCCGCGACTACACCACGCCCAGAGGCGAAATGCTTAATCGCGACCTTCTTAAATCCGTCTCGGCTCAAGTCGGacatctcgtcgatgcgcgcGCTATGGGCACGTCTCAAGGCGTCGCTGTTCGCTACCTCAAATACGAAATCTCGGTCGTCAGTGCAGATCTCACCGAAGATGAGGCCAAAGAACACCTCTTGGAGCGAATCGACCACTTTGTACGTGATCGCATCGTCTATGCTTCCAAGATCATCCGCACCCAGGCGGGAaacaagatcaaggacGGTGATGTTGTCATGACTTTCGCGCGGTCTTCCGTGGTCGAAGGTacgctgctcgctgccTGGCAACGCGGTGTTCGCTTCCAAGTGATCGTTGTCGACACGCGGCCTCTGCTCGAAGGAAAGGCCTTGCTCTCAGTTCTTCTTGCCGCGGGTATCCCATGCACGTACGGCCTCATCTCAAGTCTTTCCTCGCTCATGCCACGTGCCGACATCTTGCTTTTGGGAACATccgccttgctcgccaacggTGCGCTCTACTCGCGCGCCGGCACAGCCACGTGCGCTATGATGGCCAAACAAAAGGGCATCCCCGTCATCGTGTGTTGCGAGACCTACAAATTCTCCGAACGTGTGCAGCTCGACTCTTTCGTGCAAAACGAAGCTGGAAATCCGCAAGACCTGCTGCTTCCCTCATCGGAACAGGCCTACGATGTCACAACGGATGCGGACCACGACGGCAGCGAGGCAGACAACAAGCGCCGCGGAGCACTCATCGATGTAGCTGAATGGCAAGCTTCGCCTAACTTGGCAGTCATCAACCTGCTGTACGATGTGACTCCGCCCCGATTCATCTCGGCTGTTGCGAGCGAAGTTGGGCTGTCGGGTCCAGAAAGCGTGGGCGTCATCTTGCGCGATTACAAGAGCGTTTTGTACGGTGTTTag